CGGGGCGAGGCGGGTGAGCGGCAGGTGGAACACGCGCGCGTGGGGATCACCGCGAACCAGGGGCTGTTCGGGCACGGGTCGGCGGTGATAGCCGTCCGGTGATCAGCGGGAAAGGGAGTTTTCCCTACGCTGTGTGAGCATCCCGGAATCCTGCGTGAACGTCTCATGAACTGCGCCTGGGTGGGCCCGAAGGGCGTCACTATGCTGCCGTGCGCTCATGGACGGACACTCTCCGCTTCGCCTTCCAGCCGGTGGTCAACCTGGCGACCGGTGCGGTGGCAGGACTGGAGATACTCGCCCGTCCCGAGACCGGCGACATCCTGGCGGAGGCCCGCCGCGACCCCGAACTCGACGGCCGGCTCGCGGTGTTGGCGGTACGGGCGGCGGCTCACCGGCAGACTCCGCTGCCGCTGCACGTCAACGTCTTCGCGGGCACGCTCGCCGACCTCGGCGGACTCACCCCGCTGCACACGGCGGTGCGTGAGACGGGGCGGCTGCCGTGGGAGGTCACGATCGACGTGGGTCCGCCGTACACGCATGTACCGCACCAGGCGCTGCTGGAGGCGGTTACGGCGTTGCGGGGGCAGGGCTTCCGGATCAGCGCGGACGGCATCGGGGATGGGGACGTACCGCTGAGACTGCTTGTCGACATGTCGCCCGACCTCGTGAAGCTCGACGCGTCGCTGTCGGCCCGGCCTTCGGCGGTACGGGCGATGCGGACCCTGTGCGACGAACTCGGGGCGCTCGTCTGCGTCGAAGGAGTGGAGACCGAACTCCATTACGCCGCCGTGCTGTCGGCCGGTGCGCAGCTGGCGCAGGGCGTGCTGTTCGCACCGCCGTCCCGGTTGCCCACGGCGCAGGTGTACGTTCCGCCGCGCTCCCCCGGTGCCGTGGCCCCGCCCCGGTCCGGACCGTCGGTGCGGGAGTTCGTGCGCCCCGCCGCGCTGCTGCCGGCCACGGCGTCGGCGGGACAGGTGCGGGCGCTGCTGACCGGGGCGCCCGACGTGTCCGGGGTGCTGCTCGTGGACAGGGACGGGGTGCCGTTCCGCTCGGTGCACCGGTCGCGCTTCCTGTTGTCGATGTCGGGGCGCTACGGACACGCCCTGTACGCCGACCGGCCCGCCGCCAAACTCGGTGATCCGCCGCGGGTGGTCGGCATCGACGCCACCGCGTGGGAGGTCCTGGACGTGGTCGCGGTCGGGGGCGAGGACCGTACGTCGGACGACGTGGCCGTGGTCGACCGGTACGGCCGGTGCGTGGGCGTCGTACGGCTCGCGGACCTCGTACGGGCGCTGAGCGAGACCAGGGTGGAGGAGGCGGCCGGGCTCAACCCGCTGACCCGGCTGCCCGGTTCGGACGCGATCACGGGCGAGGTGGACCGGCGTATCGCGGACGGGCGGACGTTCGCGCTGAGTTGGCTGGACGTCGACCACTTCAAGCAGGTCAACGACGGGGCCGGGTTCGCCGCGGGCGACGAGCTGATCCGCTCGGTGGGACGGGTCCTCCAGCAGGCCGCGGCCGGCACCGCGCGCGTGGGGCACATCGGCGGGGACGACTTCCTGGTGCTGGCGGACCCGGAGGAACTGGCTCCGCTGGCCGCGTCCGTTCTCGACGTTCCCTGGGCGGCAGGCGGGTGGCCCGTGACGCTGTCCCTGGCCACCGTGGTGTGCGTACCGGGCAGTGTGGCGGACCACCGGGAGACAGCGGCGTGTCTCGCACCGTTGAAAAAGGCCGCGAAGGCCCTCGGCGGGGCGAGCTGGGTCGTCGGGCGGGCGGGGATGCCCGGGTACGAGATCCGGCGGGGGACGGGGCCACAGGCCGCTTCGACGGGGTACGCGGTGGCGGAGCCGGGGACGGGCTGAAGGGGCAGGGCCGCGTTCGGCTCGAACGAGGCTCGGCCGGCCCTGCGCCCGTTCACGGAGGCAGCTGGCCAGCCCGCCCCAACCGTTGCCGTCGGCGACCTTGACGGCCTCCGGGGCCCGGTGAACACTTCCGGTGTCAGTCGACATCGCCGTACATTCTCGGCGCATCCAGGCAGCACGCGGCGCGGGCCCCCACGAGCCAAGGCCCATACCTCCACGGGCGATTCGGCTGCGACGGCACGCTCGTCGCGGACGCCGGACGGGGCGCGGAATCCTCCCTGCCCTCGGCAGTTCGCCAAAGGAACCGCAACCCTGCACGGAGCACCGGGGCGGGAACGTCCCGGGCCAGGGCCTTGGAGCCGCCATGAGCAACGGAGACGTATTCCTCGGTGAGGTCATCGGAACGGCGATTCTGATCCTCTTCGGCGCCGGCGTGGTCGCCGCCGTCGTACTCAACCACTCCAAGGCCAAGGACGCCGGCTGGGTGGTCATCGCGTTCGGCTGGGGCTTCGGCGTGCTGGCGGGGGCG
This is a stretch of genomic DNA from Streptomyces sp. NBC_00285. It encodes these proteins:
- a CDS encoding GGDEF domain-containing protein: MRSWTDTLRFAFQPVVNLATGAVAGLEILARPETGDILAEARRDPELDGRLAVLAVRAAAHRQTPLPLHVNVFAGTLADLGGLTPLHTAVRETGRLPWEVTIDVGPPYTHVPHQALLEAVTALRGQGFRISADGIGDGDVPLRLLVDMSPDLVKLDASLSARPSAVRAMRTLCDELGALVCVEGVETELHYAAVLSAGAQLAQGVLFAPPSRLPTAQVYVPPRSPGAVAPPRSGPSVREFVRPAALLPATASAGQVRALLTGAPDVSGVLLVDRDGVPFRSVHRSRFLLSMSGRYGHALYADRPAAKLGDPPRVVGIDATAWEVLDVVAVGGEDRTSDDVAVVDRYGRCVGVVRLADLVRALSETRVEEAAGLNPLTRLPGSDAITGEVDRRIADGRTFALSWLDVDHFKQVNDGAGFAAGDELIRSVGRVLQQAAAGTARVGHIGGDDFLVLADPEELAPLAASVLDVPWAAGGWPVTLSLATVVCVPGSVADHRETAACLAPLKKAAKALGGASWVVGRAGMPGYEIRRGTGPQAASTGYAVAEPGTG